The window TCTTCAATGCTCACTCCCAACAGAAAATCTATGGCAAGAATACACTTTCCCCCCTTCCTTTTTCTTCGAGCCTCAACAAATGGGTCTGCAACCAATGCCAACTGAAATAATTGAGGTTAAGCAAGAGGAGTTGATAAAGTTAGCAATTCacaaaccaaattgaaaatctaattccaaaattccaaacaCCCACCAAATGGTTTCGGATAAAGTTTTAAAGTTGAATACACGTTACCGATACATAAGGGTACATAAGAATGAGaagtatgaaaattttaaaacaaagggCCAATCGTGCTCTTTGGCAAATTGCAATTTAAGTTTGGCTGCTTTTTCAGTTTCACTCTACCCTTAGATTTGTTCTTCTTTATGAGTAGACCTTCCAACCCAACATCCATCCACAGATATAATTCCCTAGCTACACCAACACGAATCCAAAATCATATATATTGTCCAATGTAAACTAATTCTTAGCTAATTAACATGTTCAAATCCTTATTTTCtcataataaaataacagaaaattaaacaacccaaaaatcaaaacaaccccacTTGTAGTTTTAGCTCATTAATCCATTGGATAAATTGATGCCAAATTCAATCAGAAAACATACAATTAACAACaacccagaagagccatccaaaaaaccaacaaattaaccaaaaaataccACATGTACTTTTAGCTTAGTCTTCCAATTGAATCAGATATACCATCAAATTTCAatcagaaaatagaaaattaagaaCCCAGAATTTTCACTCACCTGCTGTGAAACTCGTCCCTGTTGAGCAGCAGTAGGAACAGGTAAACTGGGTGATATATACAACCGATTAAAACACTCAACTTTAGCTGCTTCAGCTAcataacagaaaaagaaaaaaaaagttaatttaactATAATTAAGTAATCTGGTTTAAGATGTATACCTCATCCCCAACATTCATGCCAAAATCGATATTGCACGGTATCTTATTCTCAATCAAATACGGTCCACCTACACGTTTCAAAATTCCTACAGTGTCAGTAATGATTTACCCTTTGTTTTGGCAAAAGGCTTTTTGCATACGCTAACATTTTAGTCAACCAATTTACATGATAGGAACCGTAAATTGGCAGCACAACAAAAGAGGATCGACAAAAATCTCGACAATTACCTGAAACTACCATTCCACTTCTTTTCAATTGTGAAGCACTATACATGTTTCACTACCAAATGCTCATATACATGATcaaacctaaaaaataaaaaaaataaataaaataaaatcgttGGAGAATCATAAGATGAATGACTCACATGCTTTCTATCTTGGCAGCTTAGTTTCAGGAAGCGAACATGTGCACAATGGGACCGTCTATGCCTTCAGTTGAATGTGAGTTGAAAAGACTATTCGCAATAGCTTAAACCAACTCGGTCCCTCTCTTTATACATTCCTTCACTAATTCCTCCCTAAATACCATGAAAAAAACAAATCAGAATTTCACCCACTGAACAAAAACCCATCAGCATAGTGTGATAAATTCATTATTTCACTTATGACTGCCACTTTACTGATGGGATTAATCCAAATAAAATCCCAATTTCCAAAAgtaaattttcaattaatttctcAAGAGCAATAATTTCAAAAAGCCCAGAAGTATACAAAATATTACCAAAAAATAGAGATATTgaataagtaaagaaaaataacttaGAGAAGGGGATGGAGGGGAATCTGTGATGAGGGTCGAAGGCTATGAGATTACCCAGATCGACTTGAAAATGCTGATGCCGGGTCTCCATTGCCGCTTTCCTGCAGTTGCTTTTCATCCTCTCCATTCGACAGTCCAGGTCTGCAACCCAAAAACATACAGAAAAGATTAGCTTTGCGGTCGGATTATCAAATCATGCGGTTACAGGACCAACATGcacgcaaataaaaaattcattaatttgttttttctgaATCCATAATTCAGATTGGAGTTCGAAttcaaggggaaaaaaaaaaatacataaatccaTCAAAAATTTTGCCCagatgaaaaaagaaataaaggatGAATTAGAAGCTTTTAGCAAAAGAGTTTAAATCAATAggcctctctctccctctcccctgTAAATTCACCAAACCTAGAAAAAGCCATCcgtaaattcaaaacaacccgcaaaatcacaaatacaaaattaatacaTAATTCAGAAAGTGGTGTACCTGATTTTGAAAAGCCTGTTGCATGAGCACAAAACCCAGAATGGcaacaacaaagaaggagatttGCGACTGATTTTTTCAATCCTTTTTCTATTTCGAACGAATGGAAACCACACACTAATCTCGTGAAAACGAAAATGGATTTCCTTTCGGTTATTCATCTCTAAATATTAGTGGGGTGTGGGTAGTTACTCTTGAACCTCCCACTAAACTCAGTTCAGATCATGGGAATCCTCCAGATGAAACCGTCAACTGGTTGGCGCTTATTCCTCCTACATCATTTTTAGCATGTATTcacttttgattattttttttttttgtttgattattttttttttttgtccttcaaCACAGTAGTTTTGTTTTTACCAGTTTGTccccattttctaatttttgtggatttggattgtgaAGAAAACAAAGGGGTTTTCTTGGTATTTCTGAATGCTTCACCAAACTGGccttctcactttatatatatagatatagatgAATATAAGgagtaaatttgattttttgtctTCATAAATTCGATTTTTTGTCTTCATCAGAGAATATGATTTTCTTTTAACATTAATAACACTTCCTTATTTCTTCCTCTAACATTATCACATTTCTTTTCCCGCACATTTCTTTTCGAGTAACAGAGACTGAGGatcgagaaagagagaagaagaaggaaagtcTAATTGGCAGAAATTATTTTTTCACACATTTCTTTTGCAGCAGTGAGCGGTCCAaatttaactaatttttttgtttttgtcaaacaatagattttgttagatagatgttagattagctaaTAATAGGATTCAAACATATACTGTTATGCAAAAACTCAACACATTTCTGCTACTATAATAAATGGCCACTTGCCCAAATTTAACTAATTGACTTTTGGTTAAATCACAACGTTCacacataaataataaaaaaaatgccgTGGACAAAAGTCATATAATATGATTCTAGGATTGGACTTGGCCCCCGCTTAGGCttattaggccatctccaactgagggttgGCCAAAGGGTTTGTTTTAGTCCTCTGGCCttccaaaatattaatattttaatgaacagtacatggtcatatttgcctccgtctccaaccaaggTCCAAAGGGCCATAAAGCTCGTTTTAgccttgtcacaaaaaaccgtttccaactgagggccaaagggttaaacataatttattatttaaatttgaaaactacaacaacttaaattcaaatccaacaacaacttaaatttaaaaattacaacttatatttaaaaacgacgaattaaatttaaaaactacaaattaaatttaaaggaatggggaatgaatgatttacatatttatagggaaaaaaattagaatttttaagaattaaaaaaaaaaaggcccaaaaaatctaatatatatatatatttgaatccaacggtaactggcgccaactagccgttggattcaaattttagTTTAAGCATTCATGTCAATTATAATCGAcagaattggtgtttttttctggccagccctttggccctttcagattccttggggccctctcagattccatgagccctctggcctaaCCCTCAGTTTAAGACGATTTTCGAATTATTTTCGATCATTTGCCTTTCTAGACCCTTCGATTGAAGATGAACTTATGCTTATATTTGAAACGGAATTCGGcccaattttaattaaaaaggcAGCGCAACGAGTGGGATTTCAGTGCAGTGGCCCTCAATATGGTACTGTGTTTGCCGTAtcaaattcatttaaaaaatatattttaattcaataaataattgaataaacaatatcatattaaattagtatatatcTACGTCATTAAATTAGCATCTACATATCTTAATCGTAAACCCTAAATCCTACAAATCTAAGGACGTGTTTACGCACCCGTAATCGGAATGAAAATAAGGAATCCGATTCCGATTACGGATAACTCTTGTGCTTACTACAATTTAGAGGAGTCAACAGTGTATGGAACCCACATGAAAAATAGAATTCAATTCTTGAAATTGGAGGAATTGGACTCCCTCCATGGGTGAGGTATTTGGATTCTAGGATGGTGAAGGAATCGGGAATGCATTTCTTCTTTCCTATTATGCACTCTTATCAAGAGGCTTCGCAGATGCTTTGACAAACGCTTTGACACCGTTGACACAGCCGGCTCATCCTCGTGTGACGTTGGTTTGACAATCGGGACCTCGAAGTTCGAGGCCAAATTGCTCGTGTTGTTGGCGATGTTGATGCTCGTCTGATCCTTGGCTCCAATTGCTTTCCGGAATATTTTCTGCAGGGTAGGAACTGGGAAGATGAATTTGGCTAGGTTCTTAAAATAGTATTTTCTTTTGCGGGATGGGAACTGGGAAGATGATTTGGGAGAGTGGTGTTGGAGGATTGGGGTATGGCGGTGCTGAGGAAGTGAAGTGAATGAGGgcattttaaaataactaatgaaaatgtgattaaaaataaatatagatgaaataaaaataaatataaagaactaaagggcattttagtaatgaaaatgtgattaaaaataactaatgaaaatgtgattaaaaatatttgatttgagacaaggacattttagtaatcatactaGTTTATATTCAGATTctgctgaattagtaaacagctTTATAGAATTGTATTATGATTCCGGACAGTTTTTGTAgaatctgattctgattccacctcatttcaattcctcctcaatttgattacggattagtaaacgcgCTATAAAGGACTATGTAACTATCGTTTAGGTTAACGGGTTGAAATGGATTACTTACAGATAGACATGTTAAGAATCTGTTAACAAGTGATCTGATTAGTTAATattttaactcaaaatttattATCATTGTACATTTCATGTCAAGTCGTTAAAAATTGCAAAGTCTCGGTATCATCGCCAACAGATTAATAGAGAGCGAATATTCGCAGCTCTTTCTTCTCACTTCTGAAAAATATCTACAAAATTATTAACCTAAaaaccagaaagaaaaaaaaaagaaaaaggaaaaaattgaaaaaccgcAATGGCGAAATCTCTCTTCGTctgcttctctctcctcctcctcctccccctcaCCTCCCAAACCACTGACCCGAACACCCCGAACCGGAACTCAATTTCAAGCCCATCGCCGGCTCACACCGAGCTCACCAACTATGGCTTCCCAATCGGTCTCCTCCCCACCGCCGTCAAGAACTACACCATCAACCGCACCACCGGCGACTTCATCGTTGACCTCGGCGGCGCGTGCAAGGTAACCCTCCCACCCGACAATTACCTGGCTACCTACTCGAAGAAAATCACTGGAAAGATCGTCGAGGGAAAAATCGCCGAGATCAACGGCATCAGCGTCCGGGCCTTCTTCCAGTGGTGGTCGATCACCGGAATCCGGTCCAGCGGCGACAACTTGGTGTTCGAGGTCGGCATGGTCTCCGCCAAGTACCCCTCTAAGAACTTCGACGAGAGCCCTGCTTGCGAGGGCCGGCATTCCTCTTCTTAGCaggttttaatttaaattaattcaattttctttcagaTTTATAACTGGTTAATTTGGGAGCTAGGGTTTTGAATTTGTGATTTGTATATGCATGGATTGCGATTAGGGTATGTAGCTATCAGGTGGAATGCTTTTTGAATTTGTGGTTGTTGAATTGAAAGCGATTTGTTCAGATTTTGATGACTTGCCCATGAATTTTGAGTTCTGCTTTAATCTCTTTAAACTAAAGGAATCGAATTTATGCTAATATTTACGGACCCATAGTGAATGTGATATTTTCTTTAGCTTGAATAGTTGCCGAACCAATCCCGAAACTGGATTGTTTCTAAGAATTCTGAAAGGGGAATACTTGTTAAATGCATCTCTTTCATGACAACGTGTTGGCGTCTTTAACCACTGAATCTTTTAAGAATGTCCCAACATTTTGCATTGAAGTGACCCAAAATTCTCAAATTCTAAAGCTAATTCGCAACATTGCTCGATTGTTAATAGTTTTAAGTTGTAGTGTACCATAAGATTAATCTGAGGGCTCATATGAAAAAGGACCCCACACGTCCTCAAAATGAGGACCTTAGGAGAGCAGTTCTGAATATGAGCTGGGCCGTTATTTAGTTTTGGTGGTTTGGAATTGTAAAAGAATCAAATCATTTGTTATCAGTCTTGTATCTGAATACTGAAATTTATGCCAATTATGCATGGGAGATAATTCCATTTGTGGGATTTTTAGAATTCGAGCACTATATTGTATGAGTTTCTTAGTGTGCCGTTGAAATAATTTGATATCAAGTCGTTAGCCCTCAGTATTTGTCATTTGGGTTTATCTGGCCATTactttttggtatttttggaAAATGCCATGGGATGGCATATATGGTAAATGGAAATATACGTTGGTTTAAGCCTTATGGACCTTACAGTCAAGGATGCTTGTGGATTTCATTTCCAACAACGACAATGAATGTAGAAAAATATGTGGCTGCATACTAGATTACTGGGAATCAGATTaccttttaatgaaaatacaTTAGCAACAACAATGGCTCACAAGATATATCATTTTCGTTATGCAAACATGAATGCCAAGGTTGTTACTTGTTGGTGCTCTGGTTGGTTACACTTTCAGTGCCGACCAAGTCCTTTATACAAAACCTTTGAAGGGTTGTGTGCACATTGTCATAGCTGTAGGCCCAAGATTCTTGTTGGTATGGAGCTGATTGCGAACTGCGAATTTGCATCTAGGCATGCTAGACTAATTGTTATTGGAGAACATTTGAACTTTAGAATCTTGGCTTTGTTTGGTTTGGCCTCGTGAATGCAAGTCCATGTCCGGCTAAGATGCTAATTCTTGAAGACCTTTTGATTGGTGCAATATGGAATACATGCATCAGATCTGTTTAGTTTGCTTTTCCTGAAAGCCATCTTTGTGATGACAGAGATTTTAGGTATCCTTTTGATTCTTTGCTTTTTACCTATTGAGCAGTTAATCACCAATATCTTGGATCAAATCTTTAGAGTAGTTGACCTCAGAAATTTGCAAATACCGCACTTTTAACAGTTTCACATTTGTTGTTAGTAAATTGATGTCAAACTTTCTTTTTGTTCGTTATTCCCACTTTGCAGGGTCTCTAGTTGCGATGCCTCTCATATGCGACGACGCCCGGTTGCCGACTCGAAGACCGATGCTACTTAAGCAAATCAAATTAGGTATTAAGACATTTGCTTGATCCGAACAATGAAAGGGGCAATAAGTGATCCTTCTGTCTTGTATGTATACAAGTATTATATGCCACGGCCTGCAGTGTTGTTACTTTCTTTCCGTTTGATTAAGAATTGTAAGATGGTTAGAAATATTAATACATTTACCTTTAATATTGGTTTGACTGtctaattatttgtttattgcCTTATGGCTTTGAGGAATAAGCATGATTAGTATTTTAATAAGATTCTTAGTGCTTGCACATAATCTAATCATCCACCTTGAAAATGATTTAACTGCTGTGATTGCACTTGGGGGGTCACAAGTAAGAATATTTTCATGTCATTCCAACGATGGAGACTTAAGTGTACTGAATACACATTGGTATCGTGACATCTGACTACTGCAATGTCACATGGGGAGAAACTTGCAAAGCATTGTAACCTTCTCTTGAACCTTCTAATTTTACCTTCTCGGCTTCTCTTACTCATCCTGTAATGTTGTTTGATAATTTGAACT of the Pyrus communis chromosome 1, drPyrComm1.1, whole genome shotgun sequence genome contains:
- the LOC137749366 gene encoding uncharacterized protein, yielding MAKSLFVCFSLLLLLPLTSQTTDPNTPNRNSISSPSPAHTELTNYGFPIGLLPTAVKNYTINRTTGDFIVDLGGACKVTLPPDNYLATYSKKITGKIVEGKIAEINGISVRAFFQWWSITGIRSSGDNLVFEVGMVSAKYPSKNFDESPACEGRHSSS